CGCACCTCGACGGAGATCGCTCTCGCATAGGCCGGAGCGTAAAGAAAACGGGAGGGGAGCGCGCCTTTCTCCCCTCCTTAAACCCAAAGCAAAATGCCAACTCAAAGTATGTATTAGTGGTTGCGTAAATACATAATATTTGATATCATACAGTAAAGCAGGTGAATAAAAACAAACCCCCGTAAAACAAAATGGCGCATAATACTTGAGATCGCCGGGCGTCTCATCGCCCGCGCGCTTGACCGCGCAAAAGAGAGGAGGCGGTAAAAAATGGACGAACTGACGGGCAGCATGATCCAGAACGGATTCTCCATCGCGGTGGCCTCATTCCTGCTCATCAGGATGGACAAACGTCTTGAAGAGCTGACCAAAGCGGTGATAAACCTTGGCTCCGTAATGGAAAAGGCCGCGCGCCCGGAGAACTGAACCACCGCCGCACGAAAATAAATACAGACCGCCGCTCTTCGCGGCGGCGGTCT
The window above is part of the Cloacibacillus evryensis DSM 19522 genome. Proteins encoded here:
- a CDS encoding YvrJ family protein codes for the protein MDELTGSMIQNGFSIAVASFLLIRMDKRLEELTKAVINLGSVMEKAARPEN